From the Chloroflexus aurantiacus J-10-fl genome, one window contains:
- a CDS encoding sugar-binding transcriptional regulator yields METRRMELLARIAEMYFEQQLTQSQIAQKLGYSRSMISRLISEAREQSIVEIRIHYPLQRVRELEVYLQKVLQLKEVRVLQRGSLGHSEMLRRLGALAALLLEAHLQEHIIIGTSWGTAVYETVNAVHSQTLEGLRVIQMIGSLGTLNSDIDGPELARRLARLLGGQYSTLPLPLIVDSETTKLALLNAPHIRRVMYQFKQIDLALVGIGTIDVEHASLLRAGYLDSYQLESLREAGAVGDVCAIHVDIDGNLVNTPLTRCIVGVDPATLCSIPVRIGVAGGQSKALPIVAASRAKFINYLVTDEIAALRIQKFFEGDGTL; encoded by the coding sequence ATGGAAACTCGTCGCATGGAGCTTTTGGCAAGGATTGCCGAAATGTATTTCGAGCAACAACTGACACAGAGTCAGATTGCTCAGAAACTAGGTTATTCACGATCAATGATTTCACGCCTTATAAGCGAAGCGCGTGAGCAGAGTATCGTGGAGATTCGAATTCATTACCCACTTCAACGAGTACGAGAACTTGAGGTGTATTTACAGAAGGTTCTCCAGCTCAAAGAAGTTCGCGTCCTACAGCGCGGCTCCTTAGGTCATTCTGAAATGCTTCGTCGCTTGGGAGCGCTGGCAGCGCTCCTCCTGGAGGCTCATCTGCAAGAGCACATAATTATCGGTACTTCATGGGGAACAGCGGTATATGAAACTGTCAATGCAGTACACAGTCAAACGTTGGAGGGATTGAGAGTTATTCAAATGATCGGCTCTCTAGGTACACTGAACTCAGACATTGATGGACCAGAGCTGGCCAGACGTTTGGCGCGTTTACTCGGGGGGCAATATTCAACCCTCCCATTACCACTAATTGTTGATAGCGAAACAACGAAGCTTGCACTACTCAATGCCCCCCACATTAGACGGGTAATGTATCAGTTCAAGCAGATTGATCTCGCATTAGTTGGTATTGGTACTATCGATGTTGAGCATGCCAGCCTCTTGCGTGCAGGGTATCTCGACTCTTACCAATTGGAGTCATTGCGCGAAGCAGGTGCAGTAGGTGATGTGTGCGCTATTCATGTGGATATTGATGGTAATCTGGTAAACACCCCATTAACACGTTGTATTGTCGGAGTAGATCCTGCGACCTTGTGCTCTATCCCAGTGCGGATCGGGGTTGCTGGAGGTCAATCGAAAGCTTTGCCTATTGTGGCAGCCAGCCGTGCAAAGTTCATCAATTATTTAGTGACTGATGAAATAGCTGCCCTCCGAATACAGAAGTTTTTTGAGGGTGATGGAACTCTGTGA